The following proteins are encoded in a genomic region of [Eubacterium] hominis:
- a CDS encoding GGDEF domain-containing protein, whose translation MEIKELHVCIKRIIDVSLDIEKEKQKASSDLKTALEHEDVIQQAYAYQRLFACSIIKKDTVDARYYKAYATQYAIHLDEPALLLINHQLCGLFYLDEEEALEYDCKALMIAKKLQDVESEARILYDIATIFDKRKDCKAKDFYERSMQLMDKNERIYPLLMAHLFTLYTKSDPLFAIQFYDEHCSFPQFSSFIHAYLDILYLYACRNKLPFMQLESFLKKPMCDASTYWMLEELYQVALQIKDQKHAKQILMLLCENGEHDQIQQLLKIQDYVISYSETFPCAYDQSMLYQDYVHLSRKLMIKKDAQISHRYEEKLQYYELLAQNQILKQQASYDEVTKLRNRQRFQIDIEEMMQLESIQSIGIAMCDIDNFKEYNDTYGHLFGDQIIRKMADILQSFADDNITIYRFGGDEFLCMFVNKSKDDISCYLTEIFIALEKLPQKLHISAGYTCLSIECIQSLKEMIHHADTALYQAKNCGKNQFMEYVEQEA comes from the coding sequence ATGGAAATCAAAGAACTTCACGTCTGTATCAAACGTATTATAGATGTATCTTTGGATATCGAAAAAGAAAAGCAAAAAGCATCTTCTGATTTAAAAACAGCACTGGAGCATGAGGATGTTATACAACAGGCATATGCGTATCAACGTTTATTCGCCTGTAGTATTATCAAAAAAGATACTGTAGATGCAAGATACTACAAAGCATATGCCACGCAATACGCCATTCATCTTGACGAGCCTGCCCTATTGCTGATCAATCATCAATTGTGCGGGCTTTTCTATTTGGATGAAGAAGAAGCACTGGAGTATGATTGTAAAGCGCTCATGATAGCGAAAAAGCTGCAGGATGTGGAAAGTGAAGCACGTATTTTATATGATATAGCAACCATATTTGATAAGCGAAAAGATTGTAAAGCCAAAGATTTTTATGAACGCTCTATGCAGTTGATGGATAAAAACGAACGAATTTATCCCTTGTTAATGGCACATCTTTTTACACTTTATACCAAAAGTGATCCCCTTTTTGCGATACAGTTTTATGATGAACATTGCAGTTTTCCACAATTCTCATCTTTTATTCATGCGTATTTGGATATCCTTTATTTATATGCTTGTAGAAATAAGCTTCCCTTTATGCAGTTAGAATCATTTCTGAAGAAGCCGATGTGTGATGCTTCCACATATTGGATGTTAGAAGAACTATATCAGGTTGCTTTGCAAATCAAAGATCAAAAACATGCCAAACAGATTTTGATGCTGTTATGTGAAAATGGCGAACATGATCAAATCCAGCAGCTGTTAAAGATTCAGGATTATGTCATATCTTATTCTGAAACATTTCCCTGTGCCTATGATCAAAGCATGTTGTATCAGGATTACGTACACCTTTCAAGAAAGCTCATGATAAAAAAAGATGCACAGATTTCCCATCGATATGAAGAAAAACTTCAATACTATGAACTACTGGCACAAAATCAGATATTGAAACAACAGGCAAGCTATGATGAAGTCACTAAACTGCGCAACCGTCAGCGGTTTCAGATTGATATCGAAGAAATGATGCAGCTTGAAAGTATACAATCCATTGGTATTGCCATGTGCGATATTGATAATTTCAAAGAATATAATGATACCTATGGACATTTGTTTGGCGATCAAATCATACGGAAAATGGCGGATATTTTACAATCCTTCGCAGATGATAATATTACAATCTATCGCTTTGGTGGAGATGAATTTTTATGTATGTTCGTCAATAAAAGCAAAGATGATATCAGCTGTTATCTTACAGAAATATTTATCGCATTAGAAAAGCTGCCGCAAAAGCTTCATATTTCTGCTGGTTATACGTGTTTAAGTATAGAATGTATACAATCCTTAAAAGAAATGATTCATCATGCGGATACCGCTTTATATCAGGCAAAAAACTGTGGAAAAAATCAATTTATGGAATATGTGGAACAGGAAGCATGA
- a CDS encoding DJ-1/PfpI family protein has product MKVLCVLTDGFEELEAVGTIALLRRAGITIDVYALDAKQATGRFQINMGEIKDIVEANVEDYGMLFLPGGPHYQKLEADARVMAIIDHFASQNKFIAAICAAPTILGRHGLLKGKRYTCFTSMNEDFGGTYVDEYTVTDHNIITGRSAAAVIDFAFAIIEKINGPQAAQKVKESIYY; this is encoded by the coding sequence ATGAAGGTATTATGTGTATTAACAGATGGTTTTGAAGAATTAGAAGCAGTTGGTACGATTGCTTTATTAAGACGTGCAGGTATTACTATTGATGTTTATGCGTTAGATGCAAAACAGGCAACCGGCCGTTTCCAAATCAACATGGGTGAAATCAAAGATATTGTAGAAGCGAATGTTGAAGATTATGGCATGTTGTTTTTACCAGGAGGGCCTCATTATCAGAAGTTAGAAGCTGATGCACGAGTGATGGCTATAATTGATCATTTCGCAAGTCAAAATAAATTCATTGCGGCAATTTGCGCTGCACCTACCATTTTAGGTCGTCATGGTCTATTAAAAGGAAAACGCTATACCTGCTTTACCAGTATGAATGAAGACTTTGGCGGTACGTATGTGGATGAATATACGGTTACTGATCACAATATCATCACAGGAAGAAGTGCTGCGGCAGTCATTGATTTCGCATTTGCGATCATTGAAAAAATTAATGGTCCACAGGCTGCGCAAAAGGTAAAAGAATCTATTTATTATTAA